CTCAACAACACGAAGGGCAATAACATTCTCATAAGTCCGGTTATCCCCCATCACCCCAACCGTTTTGATCGGTAAAAGGACGGCAAAGGATTGCCAGACTTTGTTACAATTGTTAACCACTCTCCAGATATTTTGTCTATCTCAATGGTCGGCCTGTACCCTTACAGGGTACGAAAACAGGCGGGTTATGCACGTTAGATCAAAACTTTTTTGGTTCGAACACGAAGACTATCACGAAGACAAAAACAGGAGGGTTTTATGAATTCAATAGAGGGGCTGGCAGACAATGTCATTTGCCTTTTTGAGGTACAGGCAATGAGATTGGAGGCAGTTGCTACGGCCGTCCGGGAAGCATCTATTACCGACAATGGACTATTTTTGATGTATGGGGACGGAACGTTCGTTCCACCTAGTAGTTATTCTGGTATTACCGAATACATGACTCAACCAATGGACGCCTTTTTACAGAAAACTTTATTTAATGACGGCAACAATACTAGGGCATTAAGAGCTCTTGAATTATTAGTAGCTGCAACTGGCAAGCATACCCGTTTAGGTCTCTTGAGAACTCAACTTAATGACATGAACAATTCTTTGAAAAAATCCATGGAGGGTATAATGCAGAGCACAGGAAAAGCCCCTTCACAACACTGTACTGCAGAAGCCATCACCCTCATGCGTGGGGCCAAGATCTGTGCAGAGATAGCCGATCAGGCCGAGATGGTTAAGAGGTGTGTTGTTGTCATACATAATCTGAAAGTTGGAGCTGTGATGGTTGTAGCCGGGGCTTCCGTGGCACTCTTAGCTTCATACCTCATAGGTCGGCTGCACTCTTTCACTATCAACCGCCATCCCATTTTCGATACTAATGATGCTAACAATGCCGGTCACTCACTCCGAACGGAGCCTATCTCACTATAACACTACAAGCTAGCAGACCATAAAATTCAATGGCCTATTCCCACTCAATCGTAGCGGGCGGTTTGGATGAGATATCGTAGACGACGCGGTTGACGCCTCGAACCTCGTTGATAATCCGGCTTGATATTTTTCCCAAAAGCTCCGGTGGCAGGCGAAAAGGACGGCAAAGGATTGCCAGACCTTGTTATAGAATTCTGCCTTTTTAAATTCGGTGATGACGATATCATCCGCCTCCTTCAAAACATTGAGCCTCTCCTTTGTCACCTCACCAATGACACGGACGGCAAGTCCCGGCCCGGGAAACGGCTGACGCTGGACGATCTCCTCCGCCATTCCGAGAAGACGGCCGATCATCCTCACCTCATCCTTAAATAATTCACGAAAGGGCTCAATAAGCGTGAGATTCATCTTTTCGGGCAATCCGCCGACATTATGGTGGCTTTTGATCGTGGCCGACGGTCCCCGAAATGAAACGGATTCAATCACATCCGGGTAGAGCGTCCCCTGGGCCAGAAAATGAACGTCCGGGATTTTCCGCGCCTCCTCCTCAAACACCTCAATAAAAACCCGCCCGATGATCTTCCTCTTTTGCTCCGGCTCCTCGATCCCTTGAAGCTCCTTCAAGAAACGTTCACCGGCATCAATTTTTTTAAGAGGAATCTTCATGTGGCGATTGAAAAGATCGACCACCCGCTCTCCCTCGTTTTTACGGAGAAGGCCATTATCAATAAAAAAAGACTCCAGTTGGTCGGGAACCGCTTTATGCAGGAGGGCCGCCATCGTAGAGGAGTCAACGCCACCCGAAACGGCACAAAGAACCTTTCGGGTTCCAACGATCTTTCGAATCTCATCAACCTTTTTTTCTACAAAGGTCTCCATCGACCAATTCCCCTCCAGTCCAACCACGCGATAGAGAAAATTCTGGAGGAGCTGCTTGCCGAGCGGGGTGTGAACCACCTCGGGATGAAACTGAATCCCGTAAATCTTTTTCTGTGTGTTCCCAATGGCGGCATGAAGTTTATTATGACTCTCGGCGATGATTTCATACCCGGGGGGTGGCGAGACGACATGATCACCATGACTCATCCAAACCGGCGTCTCTCCCACGGGAAATCCGGCAAACAACCCTTCCCGCTTGAGCACATGTATCTTTGAGAAGCCGTATTCCCGAACCAGCGCCGGCGCCACCTGCCCCCCCTCCATCTTGGCGATCCACTGCATACCATAGCAAATGCCAAGGACCGGAAGATCCAGATTGAGGAGACGGCGATCGGCCGTTGGGGCCTCCTTGTCATAGACACTCGAGGGACCTCCGGAGAGGATGATCGCGTCCGGTGAGAATTTTCTGATTTGGTCGAGCAAAACGGTGCAGGGCAAAATCTCACAATAAACTTTCAGTTCCCGCACACGGCGGGCAATCAACTGGGTGTACTGGGACCCGAAATCAAGGATTAAGACTTTGCTCATTCCGGTTTGTAGTTAGGTGCTTCTTTCGTAATCATCACATCGTGAACATGGCTCTCTTTGAGGCCGGAGGCGGTAATCCGTACAAAGCGGGCCTTGGCCCTCAGCTCCTGGAGATTTTTAGCCCCGAGATAACCCATGCCGGCCCGAAGGCCGCCCACTAACTGGTAAAGGTGCGAAGAGAGCGAACCCCTGTGAGGAACCATCCCCTCCACCCCTTCCGGAACCAGTTTGGAGCGATCTTCGACACCCCCTTGGGCATAACGATCACCACTCCCCTTGACCATCGCGCCCAGGGAACCCATACCACGATACGCCTTGTAAGTTCTTCCCTGATAAAGAATCGTCTCGCCGGGCGCCTCATCGGTACCAGCAAAAAGTCCACCGATCATCACCGCATCGGCCCCGGCCGCAAGTGCCTTGGTGATATCTCCGGAATATTTGATGCCGCCATCGGCAATCACCGGAATTCCACGATCACGGGCGACACGTGAGCATTCTAAAACCGCTGAGAATTGAGGGACACCAACACCGGAAACCATCCGTGTCGTACAAATCGATCCCGGCCCGACACCCACCTTGACCGCATCAACGCCAATCTTTACGAGCTCCTGAACCGCCTCGCCTGTTGCAACGTTACCAACGATCAACGGAACATTAAAATTCTTTTTAAACTCCCGCGCCGTCTCCAGAACACCGGCCGAATGCCCGTGAGCGGTATCAATCGCCACTAAATCAACACCTGACTCAATCAGACGGCCGGCTCGAACCAAGGCTGATTCTCCAACCCCGATCGCCGCACCAACACGAAGACGCCCTAGGCTATCTTTGCAGGCATTTGGAAACTCAGTGGCCCTTTTCACATCTTTGATCGTGAAGAGCCCCTTGAGATTTCCCCGATCATCAACGACAGGAAGTTTTTCGATCCTGTTTTTCTGCAAAATCTCCCGTGCCTGCTCGAGCGTTGTCGTCTCTCCGGTCGTAATAACCTTTGTGGTCATCGCATCAGCAATCTTGAGGCCCAGATTGGTTTCAAAACGAAGGTCACGACTCGTCAGTATCCCGACAAGCCGGCCGCCTTCCGTGATCGGGACACCGGAGATGTTGTTCTCCTGCATCACGACCACTGCCTCTTTCAGTTTTTGCTGGGGATTTAATGTGATGGGGTTCAAGATCATTCCCGACTCAGCCCGCTTGACCTTTGCCACCTCGAGGGCCTGGAGGTTGAGATCCATATTACGATGGATAACCCCGACCCCCCCCATTCGGGCCATCGCAATCGCCGTCTTGGATTCTGTCACCGAGTCCATTGCAGCGGAGACCATCGGAATTTTAAGACGGATATCGCGTGCGAGCAGCGTGGAGGTATCGACCTCATGGGGCAGGACTTCACTTTTTTGGGGAAGCAGCAGAACGTCGTCGAAAGTTAGCGCGATCGGGATTTCTTGGGGTACCATGGCGGGGAGTTACTCTAAGGAACGATAACTGTCAAGGCGAACGGGGAAGCAGCTTGAGGGAATATAACCGCCCACCGTTGGAGAAGTAGTAAAGCCGACCCTCATCAATGGCGGGGTCAGAAGAGATCCCTTTTTTAGTAAAGCGACGGTACAGGAGCTTTCCGGTCTCACGTTCGAAGAAATTCATCGTGGAAGACGAAAGACCGACCGCGAGGATGTTTTGATAAACAACCGGTGCGGTCAAGGCCCCCTCCCCAACCTTTGTCTCCCATAGAACCTCTCCATCCGCCTTGTTGAGTGCATAAAGGGATCCCCGCGAGCCGGACACAAAGAGCGTTTTCCCCTCACCAACGATCGACACACCGCTCCCGAGATCACGCGACCAGAGAATATTTCCCGATTTTAAAGACAACGCATACAGGGGACCATCAAAGAGGGAGAGATAAATATTGTCTCCCTCAATCAAGGGAGGGGCATCGAGGTCGCTGAAACCGTTGCCGTCATTCATGAGACGCTTCTCCCAAACAACTCTGCCATCCCTTGTGGAAAGGGCCCGGAAGGTCCCGTCGGAGAATCCAAGATAGAGACGTCCCCTTCCATCCAAAACCGGAGGAGAATTTCCACGAACCGCCATCTGGAGAGGAGGAGTCAGGTGATCAACCTGCCAAACGGTTCTGCCATCACTCGCATCAATCGCATACACCTGCCCCTCCGAGGCGGCCAGATAAAGCCGCCCCTGTTCAATGACCGGGGCGGACAGAATCTCCGATCCAAGAGGCCTCTCCCAGATCAGTTTCCCTGAATCACTCTCGAGGGCGTAGAGAATCCCCTTGTCATCACCAAAATAAACCCGCCTCCCATCGCCGATCGCCTTGGAGTTAATCGTCCCATTCGCCTTAAAGCGCCATTTTTTATGACCGTTTGATTTTTGGATGGCGTAAAAGGTCCCATTGTCACTCCCCAAAAAAAGAAGTTCTCCAAAAACAAAGGGGGAAGAGAACTCCCTCCTCTTATACTTGAAAATCCTTCCCTTCTTGGCGACCGAGATCCACTTGGCCTTGAAGGGGACTCTTGTTTTAGGGGCGTAGTGGTACCCTCGGTTTCTCCAATGGGCCGGTTCATTCGCCAGGACGGCACCAGAAATGATCAGGGCAAGGGTGAGAAGGAATGGGCCAACCGTCCTCACTTTTTGGCTCCCCGCTTTTTAGCCTTTTTGGAAGGCTCCTGCTTGGGGGCCGCAAGGGACGTTTTACGTTTTTCTG
The window above is part of the Deltaproteobacteria bacterium genome. Proteins encoded here:
- the guaB gene encoding IMP dehydrogenase, with amino-acid sequence MVPQEIPIALTFDDVLLLPQKSEVLPHEVDTSTLLARDIRLKIPMVSAAMDSVTESKTAIAMARMGGVGVIHRNMDLNLQALEVAKVKRAESGMILNPITLNPQQKLKEAVVVMQENNISGVPITEGGRLVGILTSRDLRFETNLGLKIADAMTTKVITTGETTTLEQAREILQKNRIEKLPVVDDRGNLKGLFTIKDVKRATEFPNACKDSLGRLRVGAAIGVGESALVRAGRLIESGVDLVAIDTAHGHSAGVLETAREFKKNFNVPLIVGNVATGEAVQELVKIGVDAVKVGVGPGSICTTRMVSGVGVPQFSAVLECSRVARDRGIPVIADGGIKYSGDITKALAAGADAVMIGGLFAGTDEAPGETILYQGRTYKAYRGMGSLGAMVKGSGDRYAQGGVEDRSKLVPEGVEGMVPHRGSLSSHLYQLVGGLRAGMGYLGAKNLQELRAKARFVRITASGLKESHVHDVMITKEAPNYKPE
- a CDS encoding PQQ-binding-like beta-propeller repeat protein — translated: MRTVGPFLLTLALIISGAVLANEPAHWRNRGYHYAPKTRVPFKAKWISVAKKGRIFKYKRREFSSPFVFGELLFLGSDNGTFYAIQKSNGHKKWRFKANGTINSKAIGDGRRVYFGDDKGILYALESDSGKLIWERPLGSEILSAPVIEQGRLYLAASEGQVYAIDASDGRTVWQVDHLTPPLQMAVRGNSPPVLDGRGRLYLGFSDGTFRALSTRDGRVVWEKRLMNDGNGFSDLDAPPLIEGDNIYLSLFDGPLYALSLKSGNILWSRDLGSGVSIVGEGKTLFVSGSRGSLYALNKADGEVLWETKVGEGALTAPVVYQNILAVGLSSSTMNFFERETGKLLYRRFTKKGISSDPAIDEGRLYYFSNGGRLYSLKLLPRSP